The genomic window GCGATCGGCCGCGACCTCGACGCCCGCACCTGGCGCAGCGTGTTCCGGCAACTGGTGGCGGCCAGCCTCCTGGAGGTGGACAGCGAGGGCCATGGCGGCCTGCGCCTGACCGACGCCAGCCGCGACGTGCTGACCGGTCGCCGCCAGATCAGCATGCGCCGCGACGCCGTCGGCGCCAGCGCCGGCCGCGAGCGCAGTGCCCAGCGCACCGGCCTGTCGGTGCTGCCGCAGGACCTGGCGCTGTTCAATGCCCTGCGCGGCCTGCGCGCCGAACTGGCGCGCGAGCAGAACGTACCGGCCTTCGTGATCTTCCACGACAGCACGCTGCGCAACATCGCCGAACAGCGCCCGACCTCGCTGGACGAACTGGCCCGGGTCGGTGGCATCGGCGGCACCAAGCTGAGCCGCTACGGCCCGCGCCTGGTGGAGATCGTGCGCGAGGAAGGCTGACCGTTCTGCCGTCCCGCGCTACACGCTCGCCGGGCATGGCCCGGCGCTGCCGCACCCCGTGCGCCGGGACATTGGTGCGGCTCCAACCTTGAACCAACCGTTCAGCCGGAAGTGCATCCGCGCCCGCTTGCGGCTAAATTGACGCCATGTCCCTCGCCTCGACCCTGCTCCGTGTCGTGCTCATGCTCAGCCTGTTGCTCAACGGGCTGAACGCGGCCATGGCCAGCGGCCACGAGGCGATGGGCGAGATGGCGCATGCCACCGCTGCCGATGACGGCGATCCCGACTGCCATCACCACGCGGCCATGCAGGCCGAGGCGCCAGCGCAGGCCCAGCCACCGGCCCACGACGCCCACTGCCAGATCAAGGACTGCGTGCGCAGCTGCGCCCAGCATCCGCTGCTGGTGGTGCAGCCACTGCCGTTCCTGGCCGGCCCGGGCTTGTCGCTGGCCCCGCAACCGATGCCGGCCACTGGCCGTCCGGCGCCGCCGCTGCCGCCGATCTCACGCCCTCCCATCGGCTGATTCCACACGCACCGTGCGCCCTGCGCACCGAAGCCGGCTGCCTGCCGGCGTCTTTCCGTGTCTGGAGTCATCACCATGAGTACCCGCATTCCCCCCGGCCTGGGCGAGCTGCCCAAGCCGTCACGCCGCCTGTTCGTTCAGGGACTGGCCGCCGGCGGCGTGGTTGCCGGCGTTGCCGCCGTCGGCGTGCCGCAGCGCGCGCTGGCCGCTGCCAGCGCCGCGCCGCGCCTGGCCGCCTCCCCCGCCGTCCTCCGCGACAGCCGCATTGAACTGGCCATCGGCGAATCGCTGGCCAACTTCACCGGCCGCACGCGCCCGGCGATCACCGTCAACGGTTCACTGCCCGCGCCGATCCTGCGCTGGCGCGAGGGCCAGACCGTGGACCTGTTCGTGCGCAACACGCTCGAACACCACCCCACCTCGATCCACTGGCACGGCATCCTGCTGCCGGCCAACATGGACGGCGTGCCTGGCCTGAGCTTCAACGGCATCGGCCCGGGCGAGACCTACCACTACCACTTCCAGCTCAGGCAGTCGGGGACCTACTGGTACCACAGCCACTCGATGTTCCAGGAGCAGGCCGGCCTGTACGGCGCACTGATCATCGACCCGGCCGAACCGGCGCCGTACCGGTACGACCGCGAACACGTGATCATGCTCTCGGACTGGACCGACATGGACCCGGGCGCACTGTTCCGGCGCATGAAGAAGCTCGCCGAGCACGACAACTACTACAAGCGCACCCTGCCCGACTTCCTGCGTGACGTGAAGCGCGACGGCTGGTCGGCCGCACTGGCCGACCGTGGCATGTGGGGACGGATGCGGATGACGCCCACCGACATCTCCGACATCAACGCGCACACCTACACCTACCTGATCAACGGTACTGCGCCGGCCGGCAACTGGACCGGGCTGTTCCGCAGCGGCGAGAAGGTGCTGCTGCGCTTCATCAACG from Stenotrophomonas sp. 704A1 includes these protein-coding regions:
- a CDS encoding CopL family metal-binding regulatory protein — protein: MSLASTLLRVVLMLSLLLNGLNAAMASGHEAMGEMAHATAADDGDPDCHHHAAMQAEAPAQAQPPAHDAHCQIKDCVRSCAQHPLLVVQPLPFLAGPGLSLAPQPMPATGRPAPPLPPISRPPIG